The Pseudarthrobacter defluvii DNA window CACACCATCCGGGGCATCGTGCACCGTGAGGACGCCCAGCTGATCCTCGTGGACACACCGGGGCTGCACCGTCCCCGCACCCTCCTCGGCAAGCGCCTAAACGATCTCGTGGCGGATACTCTCTCCGAGGTGGATGCCATCGGTTTCTGCCTGCCGGCCAACGAGAAAATCGGCCCCGGTGACAAATTCATCGCCGCCCAGCTTGCCGCCGTCGGCCGGAAACCGGTGGTTGCCATCGTCACCAAGGCCGACCTCGTGGACAAGCAGGCCCTGACTGAACAACTCCTGGCTGTTGCGGCGCTGGGCCGCGAGGTGATGGGGGAGGACGGTTGGAAGGACATCGTCCCGGTGTCCGCTGCCGACGGCTTCCAGGTGGAAACCGTGGCCGACGTCCTGATCAGCCACATGCCGCCGTCGCCGCCCCTGTACCCCGACGGTGAACTGACAGACGAGCCCGAAGCAGTCATGGTGGCGGAGCTCATCCGCGAAGCCGCCCTGGAGGGGGTGCGTGACGAGCTTCCACACTCCCTGGCCGTAGTGGTCGAAGAGATCGTTCCCCGGGAGGACAGGCCGGAAGACAACCCCCTGCTGGACGTGCGCGTCAACCTCTACGTGGAGCGTCCGTCGCAGAAGGCCATCATCATCGGCAAGGGTGGCAGCCGGCTGCGCGAAGTAGGCACCAATGCCCGCAAAGGAATCGAAGCGCTGCTGGGCACACGGATCTACCTTGACCTTCACGTTAAGGTGGCCAAAGACTGGCAGCGGGACCCGAAACAGCTGGTCAAGCTGGGTTTCTGACCCTCGAAAAAGGCGTTCCCTGGAGCGTGCCGGCCAAGTTCTCCACCCTGGACCACTAAAATGGACCGGATTTCGTATTTAGAGGAAGGTTCACCACGTGGGTCCAGGCGGCGATGCACGCGACAACGAGGCTGACCAGTCAGCCCGACCGGGACCGGTATCCCGCCATGCAAGCGGCGGTGCCGTCGGCGCCGCCCGCCACCTCGGCCCGCTGCATGGAATGCCCCTATGGCTCAAAGCCGTCACGGGCGTGGTGGCCCTGGTCCTCGTGGCCGCGATTGTCTTCGGCGGATTCTGGTTCTTCCGCCTGCAGAACAACATCTCCAAGTCGCCGCTGAATGCCGGAGGGGAAAACACCGAGGCCGCGGGGAATGATGCCACGGGCCGGCTGCAGATCCTGATCCTCGGCTCGGACACCCGCGACGGCAAGAACGCGGAGTATGGAACCGCTGACGATTCCACAGGCTACGGCAAGTCGGACGTGATGATGCTGATGGACATCTCCGAGGACAACAAGCGCGTCAACGTGATCAGCTTTCCGCGCGACCTCCTGGTGGATATCCCCGACTGCAAGGACAAGAAGACCGGCAGGGACTACCCGGCCCGCACCGGCGTGATGATCAATGAGGCCATGAGCGAGGCCGGCATCGGCTGCGCGGTGGATACAGTCAATAAGCTCACCGGCATGCAGGTGGACCACTTCATGATGGCCGACTTCAATGCGGTGAAGGAGTTGTCCAACGCCGTGGGCGGTGTGGAAGTCTGCATCAGTGACGCTGTCTACGATCCAGACTCCCGGCTGCGGCTGCCCGCAGGAACATCCTCCGTGCAAGGCGACATGGCGCTTGCCTTCCTTCGCACCCGCCACGCTTTTGCCGACGGCGGCGACCTGGGCCGCATCAAGGCACAGCAGGGCTTCCTGTCGTCGCTGACCCGCAAGATCAAGGACGAGGGAACCCTGTCAGACCCCGCCAGGATGCTGAAGATTGCCGATGTCGTAACCCAGAACCTGACCGTCGACGAGGGGCTGGCCTCCGTTCCCACGTTGCTGACCATCGGCAACCGGCTCAAGGACATCGACATCAGCAAGGTGGCCTTTGTTGCGGTGCCCACTACGCCGGCCCCCGTCGACCCCAACCGCCTGGTCATCGCCGAGCCCGCCGGCGCCCAGCTTTTCTCGGCCTTGCGGAAGAACGTGGACCTGACCGATCCCAACGCGCCCACCACGCCGTCGCCCAGTGACACGGCATCCCCGTCACCGGCGCCCACCGAGACGGCCACGCCGGCACCGCCCTACAACAAAGCCATCCAGCCGGTTACCGTCGCCAACGGATCCGGGGTCAACGGGCGTGCCCAGGAGATCGTCCAGGCATTGGTGGCCGGGGGCTTCACCCAGACCGGCCAGTTCCTCGCCCAGCCCGTGACCAAGACAGCCGTGTACTACGGCAACGGCTTTGCCGACGTTGCTGCCGATGTGGCTGCCCTGCTGGGGATTCCGGCCACCCTCATGATCCCTGCCCCCGGTGTATCGGGTGTCCAGGTCTATGTCGGCAGCGATTTCACCACCGGCACTGCTTACGGAGCAGGGGCCGGCGGCGGGACTGCGCCGGCTTTGCCGAAGGATATTGTCAACCAGACCGCAGGAGACAAGGTTTGCCAGCAGGCCAACCCTGAGCTGATCGTCCGAAAGTAAGAACCTATTGGCGCGGGTGCCAACCCGCCGGGACAGAGATGGGCCCCGCCTTCCGGCGGGGCCCATCTTCTTTGGCTACCAGATGCTGACGCGGTCTCCGGCCGGCATCCACATGCCGTCCTCCTCGCTGACATCGAACGCCTCGTGGAAGGAGTCCAGGTTCTTCGCGATCGCATTGGTACGGAACTCATTGGGGGAGTGGGGATCGGTGGCAAGCCGCCGGATGGCCTCTTCCTGCCGGATGACCTGGCGCCAGCCCGCCGCCCAGGAGGCGAAGAAGCGCTGCTGCCCTGTCAGCCCATCCAGGACCTCCGGCTCCTTGCCGTCGAGGCTGATCAGGTAGGCCTTGTACGCGATGGTCAGGCCTGCCAGGTCCCCGATGTTCTCGCCCAGAGTGAGCCGGCCGTTGACGTGGTGTCCCGGCGCCGCCGTGGGGGACAGCGCGTCATACTGCGCAACGAGCCGTGCGGTCAGGGCCTCAAACGCCTGGCGGTCCTGGTCGGTCCACCAGTTGCGGAGGGCTCCGCCGCCGTCGAACTGCGAGCCCTGGTCGTCAAAGCCGTGGCCGATCTCGTGCCCGATGACTGCGCCGATGCCGCCGTAGTTGACGGCGTCGTCGGCGTCTGCGGTAAAGAACGGAGGCTGCAGGATGGCGGCGGGGAACACAATTTCATTCATCATCGGGTGGTAGTAGGCGTTGACCGTCTGCGGCGTCATCAGCCACTTGATCCGGTCCACGGGCTTGCCCACCTCATCCAGGTGCCTGTCGACGTCGGCGTTGTGCGCCCGTTCCACATTCCCAAGGAGGTCGTTGGGGTCGATTTCCACTGCCGAGTAGTCGATCCACTTGTCCGGGTAGCCGATTTTGGCCCGGAACGCCTCCAGCTTGCGCAGCGCCTCGGCCTTGGTATCCTCGCCCATCCAGCCCACCCCGGTGATGCTGCGGCGGTAGGCCTCAATGAGGTTCGCCACCAGGGTCTGCATCCTCGCCTTGTGGGTTTCGGGGAAGTGCCTCGCCACGTAAATCTGTCCCACGGCCTCACCGAGGGCGGCTTCGACGACGGCGACGCCCCGCTTCCAGCGGTCCTTGTTCCGGGGTGTGCCGCTGATGGTAGTGCCGTAGAAAGCGAAGTTGGCGTCCACGAAGGTGGAGGACAGGTACGGTGCGGCACCGCTGATGACCCGCATGGCCAGCCACTCCTGCCACGTGGCAACCGGCACCTCATCCAGGAGGCCGGCCGCGCCGGTAAAGAAGTCGGGGGTGCTCACCACGATTTCCTCGCGCTTGGCGGCATCAATTCCCGCAGCATCAAACCAGGTGGCCAGGAGGGGGAAGAGCGCCGCGGCTTCATCCGCAGTCTTCAAGTTGTACGTCTTCTGCGGATCCCGGAGGGTGACGTTGTCCCAATGGTGGGACGCAAGCTTTGTCTCCAGCTGGACCACCCGGCCGGCCGCGCCCTGGGGATCGGCCACCCCTGCCAGTTCGAACATCCTCGCCACGTGGTCCGTGTAGGCGGAAACGATGGGGGCAAACTTTTCTTCCCGGTAATACGACTCGTCAGGCAGTCCCAGGCCTCCCTGTCCGGTGTACAGCAGGACGCGGTCCGGGTTGCCGGCGTCGGGGGCAGGGTAAATGTAGAACAACCCGCCCACGTCCGCGCGGAACAACCTGCCTGCCAGTGAAATGAGCTCGGGCACCGAGCCGGCGGCGAACACCTCGGCGAGCCGCCCGCGGATGGGCTCCATGCCCTTGCCTTCAACAGTGGACTCGTCCATGAAGCTGTTGTAAAGGTCGCCGATCTTCCGCTCGATACCGGTGGCGTCCGCTCCCTTGGCCGCAGCTTCCTCGATGATGTCCCGGACAGCGAGCTCCGATCCGTCACGGAGTGCGGTGAAGGTCCCCTCCAGCGGCCGGTCGTCGGGAATCTCGGTCGCTTTCAGCCAGGCACCGTTGACGTGCTGGTACAGGTCATCCTGCGGCCGAACTGTGTGATCAATGGTGGACAGATCGATCCCCGAAATGGGCACTGCAACTCCTTTTAGCGGGACGCCGCTGCCCGGTGGATTACCGGAGGCGTCTGCATGCTGGACTTTACGGACGGTAGTGCCCTTTCATCTTACGCACCCGTGTTACCCTCAAAGTGTGCGTGCAGAGCTCCTTCTCCTTAGCTGCCGCGGCGAGGCCACAGACGCTATCTAGCGCACGGCCCACCCTCGCTGCGGAGTTTGTGTTGCCCGGCCACCCTTTCACTGAAGATCGATAGAAAAGGCCACGAACGTCATGCGAAACGCACAGAAGCCCTCCGGAATGCCCGCCCACCGGTACACGCCGTTCCAGAACCAGATCAAGGTTGAACTCCCGGACCGCACGTGGCCGGACAAGGTGATCACCAAGGCACCTCGCTGGTGCGCGGTTGACCTGCGGGACGGCAACCAGGCGCTGATCGACCCCATGAGCCCGGCCCGCAAAATGAAGATGTTCGATCTGCTGGTCCGCATGGGCTACAAGGAGATTGAGGTCGGGTTCCCGTCCGCGTCCCAGACGGACTTCGAGTTCGTCCGCCAGCTCATTGAGGGCAACCACATCCCGGACGACGTCACCATCCAGGTCCTGACTCAAGCGCGCGAACACCTGATTGAACGGACCTACGAGTCCCTGGTGGGCGCCAAGCAGGCCATCGTCCACCTCTACAACTCCACCTCCGTGCTGCAGCGGCGCGTGGTCTTCAACCAGGACGAGGACGGCATCCTGGACATCGCCCTCCAGGGTGCCCGTCTGTGCAAGAAGTACGAGGAGACCCTTGCCGACACGCATGTGACCTACGAATACTCCCCGGAGTCCTTCACCGGCACCGAGCTGGAGTACGCGGTCCGGGTGTGCAACGCCGTCGCCGACGTTTTTGAAGCGTCAGCGGACCGCCAGGTGATCATCAACCTCCCGGCCACCGTCGAAATGGCCACCCCCAACATTTACGCCGATTCCATCGAGTGGATGAGCCGGCACCTGCACCCGCGCGAAGGCATCATCCTGTCACTGCACCCGCACAACGACCGCGGCACCGGCGTTGCTGCGGCCGAACTGGGCTACATGGCCGGCGCCGACCGCATTGAGGGCTGCCTCTTCGGGAACGGCGAACGAACCGGAAATGTGGACCTGGTGACCCTGGGCCTGAACATGTTCGTCCAGGGCATCGATCCCATGATTGACTTCTCCAACATTGACGACGTCCGCCGCACCGTGGAGTACTGCAACCAGCTGCCGGTCCCGGAGCGGTCGCCGTACGGCGGAGACCTGGTGTTCACCGCCTTCTCCGGCTCGCACCAGGACGCCATCAAAAAGGGCTTCGAAGCCCTGGAGCGCGATGCCGCCGCCGCCGGCAAGGCCGTGGACGACTTCACCTGGCAGGTGCCGTACCTGCCGGTGGATCCCAAGGACCTGGGCCGCAGCTACGAAGCAGTCATCCGCGTGAACTCGCAATCCGGCAAGGGCGGCGTGGCCTACCTGCTGAAGAACGAACACAGCCTGGAC harbors:
- the era gene encoding GTPase Era; its protein translation is MSKKNKAEASDDFGGFRAGFSVLVGRPNAGKSTLTNALVGKKVAITSAKPQTTRHTIRGIVHREDAQLILVDTPGLHRPRTLLGKRLNDLVADTLSEVDAIGFCLPANEKIGPGDKFIAAQLAAVGRKPVVAIVTKADLVDKQALTEQLLAVAALGREVMGEDGWKDIVPVSAADGFQVETVADVLISHMPPSPPLYPDGELTDEPEAVMVAELIREAALEGVRDELPHSLAVVVEEIVPREDRPEDNPLLDVRVNLYVERPSQKAIIIGKGGSRLREVGTNARKGIEALLGTRIYLDLHVKVAKDWQRDPKQLVKLGF
- a CDS encoding LCP family protein; the encoded protein is MGPGGDARDNEADQSARPGPVSRHASGGAVGAARHLGPLHGMPLWLKAVTGVVALVLVAAIVFGGFWFFRLQNNISKSPLNAGGENTEAAGNDATGRLQILILGSDTRDGKNAEYGTADDSTGYGKSDVMMLMDISEDNKRVNVISFPRDLLVDIPDCKDKKTGRDYPARTGVMINEAMSEAGIGCAVDTVNKLTGMQVDHFMMADFNAVKELSNAVGGVEVCISDAVYDPDSRLRLPAGTSSVQGDMALAFLRTRHAFADGGDLGRIKAQQGFLSSLTRKIKDEGTLSDPARMLKIADVVTQNLTVDEGLASVPTLLTIGNRLKDIDISKVAFVAVPTTPAPVDPNRLVIAEPAGAQLFSALRKNVDLTDPNAPTTPSPSDTASPSPAPTETATPAPPYNKAIQPVTVANGSGVNGRAQEIVQALVAGGFTQTGQFLAQPVTKTAVYYGNGFADVAADVAALLGIPATLMIPAPGVSGVQVYVGSDFTTGTAYGAGAGGGTAPALPKDIVNQTAGDKVCQQANPELIVRK
- a CDS encoding M13 family metallopeptidase, whose translation is MPISGIDLSTIDHTVRPQDDLYQHVNGAWLKATEIPDDRPLEGTFTALRDGSELAVRDIIEEAAAKGADATGIERKIGDLYNSFMDESTVEGKGMEPIRGRLAEVFAAGSVPELISLAGRLFRADVGGLFYIYPAPDAGNPDRVLLYTGQGGLGLPDESYYREEKFAPIVSAYTDHVARMFELAGVADPQGAAGRVVQLETKLASHHWDNVTLRDPQKTYNLKTADEAAALFPLLATWFDAAGIDAAKREEIVVSTPDFFTGAAGLLDEVPVATWQEWLAMRVISGAAPYLSSTFVDANFAFYGTTISGTPRNKDRWKRGVAVVEAALGEAVGQIYVARHFPETHKARMQTLVANLIEAYRRSITGVGWMGEDTKAEALRKLEAFRAKIGYPDKWIDYSAVEIDPNDLLGNVERAHNADVDRHLDEVGKPVDRIKWLMTPQTVNAYYHPMMNEIVFPAAILQPPFFTADADDAVNYGGIGAVIGHEIGHGFDDQGSQFDGGGALRNWWTDQDRQAFEALTARLVAQYDALSPTAAPGHHVNGRLTLGENIGDLAGLTIAYKAYLISLDGKEPEVLDGLTGQQRFFASWAAGWRQVIRQEEAIRRLATDPHSPNEFRTNAIAKNLDSFHEAFDVSEEDGMWMPAGDRVSIW
- the leuA gene encoding 2-isopropylmalate synthase; the encoded protein is MRNAQKPSGMPAHRYTPFQNQIKVELPDRTWPDKVITKAPRWCAVDLRDGNQALIDPMSPARKMKMFDLLVRMGYKEIEVGFPSASQTDFEFVRQLIEGNHIPDDVTIQVLTQAREHLIERTYESLVGAKQAIVHLYNSTSVLQRRVVFNQDEDGILDIALQGARLCKKYEETLADTHVTYEYSPESFTGTELEYAVRVCNAVADVFEASADRQVIINLPATVEMATPNIYADSIEWMSRHLHPREGIILSLHPHNDRGTGVAAAELGYMAGADRIEGCLFGNGERTGNVDLVTLGLNMFVQGIDPMIDFSNIDDVRRTVEYCNQLPVPERSPYGGDLVFTAFSGSHQDAIKKGFEALERDAAAAGKAVDDFTWQVPYLPVDPKDLGRSYEAVIRVNSQSGKGGVAYLLKNEHSLDLPRRAQIEFSGVIQRRTDTIGGEVSGAQLWQAFQDEYLPSGQADGQWGRYSLGGVKTETDADGGMTLHASLTIDGAQVNRTGTGNGPIAALLNILHEDGVDVRVLDYSEHALSEGGNAMAAAYVECAVGGRVLWGVGIDANTSMSSLKAVISAVNRAIRDAQA